From a region of the Arvicanthis niloticus isolate mArvNil1 chromosome 6, mArvNil1.pat.X, whole genome shotgun sequence genome:
- the LOC117710399 gene encoding vomeronasal secretory protein 1-like — translation MQTLEMKALLLTVIFSLVAALQAQDSSSLAFNKENFSGKWFIKALVSEDEVPINKVSSIFILVLSNGDMEFSITYMIYDQCLEVTTILEKADVPGQYTAFEGKTNLQMQLSSVKGHYMSYYDGEIEGMGFRMTQLIGRDPQENLEALEEFKEFTQLKGLVPENLVIPEQMEKCEPESH, via the exons ATGCAGACCCTAGAGATGAAGGCTCTGCTCCTGACCgttatcttctctctggttgctgCCCTGCAGGCCCAGGACTCCTCATCCCTTGCTTTCAATAAAGAGAAT TTTTCCGGGAAGTGGTTCATAAAGGCCTTGGTGTCAGAAGATGAGGTCCCAATAAACAAGGTCTCTTCCATATTTATCTTGGTCCTGAGCAACGGGGACATGGAGTTTTCTATCACATATAT GATCTATGACCAGTGTCTTGAAGTGACCACCATCTTGGAGAAAGCAGATGTGCCTGGCCAGTATACTGCCT TTGAGGGTAAGACCAACCTGCAGATGCAGCTTTCTTCTGTGAAAGGCCACTACATGAGCTACTATGATGGGGAGATTGAGGGGATGGGCTTCAGGATGACACAGCTCATAG GGAGGGACCCCCAGGAAAATTTGGAGGCCTTGGAAGAATTTAAGGAGTTCACACAGCTAAAGGGACTTGTACCAGAGAACCTGGTCATACCGGAGCAGATGG AAAAATGTGAACCAGAGAGTCACTAG